In one Juglans regia cultivar Chandler chromosome 11, Walnut 2.0, whole genome shotgun sequence genomic region, the following are encoded:
- the LOC109018681 gene encoding uncharacterized protein LOC109018681 produces the protein MLPCVNALQQFIQSWWLLLIITRRPLFSWQHCMVKNKRVEKIFWREPDDNQLMRSRDSPGNKKTPAYPENYRTCYELFKLLRKMVLVVTGINRGKTDAENTEVPKARRHGRTDELFPANYSTCIEFVKLANKALLRFLGLGLAAITEIESDKKKHKWAVQILNELLVLHSTYEDHARESAQSRTKELDETMPYDLHESGSEIPPTDSIKATEIDGMEKTPKTAKTILLLIDSKNGINDIVKKVQQLFPISIQDRNAENKNLMMLVDQPQDKPPEMPEKETPILLAAKNGITEIVERILDVCPIAINDVNADNKNIVLLAVEYRQPKVLYELLRRRNISKESMFRQLDKEGNGALHLAATLGDKQPWRIPGAALQMQWENKWYEYVRDSMRRNFFPLYNKEGKTPSDLFTETHKDLVKNGSKWLTSTSQSCSVVAALIATVAFTASTTVPGGFDSTGIPALENKPGFDLFAVSSLVALCFSITALVMFLAILTSRYQERDFGRNLPRKLLLGLTSLFVSIAAMLISFCGGHFYVLQDQLKFAAIPVYAVTCLPVTFFAMAQFPLYIDLLRATVSKVPQRSHKVDP, from the exons ATGTTGCCATGTGTCAATGCATTGCAACAGTTTATCCAGAGTTGGTGGCTGCTACTAATAATAACCAGGAGACCCCTCTTTTCATGGCAGCACTGCATGGTGAAAAACAAGC GGGTTGAAAAAATCTTTTGGCGGGAACCAGATGATAACCAGCTAATGCGATCAAGAGATAGTCCAGGGAACAAAAAGACTCCGGCTTATCCAGAGAACTACAGAACCTGCTACGAATTGTTCAAATTGTTGCGGAAAATGGTTCTAGTTG TCACAGGCATAAATAGAGGAAAAACAGATGCGGAGAACACTGAAGTACCAAAGGCAAGAAGACATG GCCGAACTGATGAGTTATTTCCAGCTAATTATAGCACCTGCATTGAATTTGTCAAGCTTGCGAACAAGGCATTGCTGAGGTTTCTTGGATTAG GACTCGCCGCAATAACAGAGATAGAGAGCGACAAAAAGAAGCACAAATGGGCCGTTCAAATCTTGAACGAACTTCTAGTACTTCATTCCACATATGAAGATCATGCGCGCGAGTCTGCACAATCCCGAACAAAGGAATTAGATGAAACAATGCCTTACGATCTTCACGAATCCGGTAGTGAAATTCCGCCCACTGATTCTATAAAAGCTACGGAAATTGACG GGATGGAGAAAACCCCTAAAACGGCGAAGACgatcttattattaattgattCTAAAAATGGCATCAACGATATTGTGAAGAAAGTACAACAACTTTTTCCGATTTCCATACAAGATAGGAATGCTGAGAACAAGAATCTAATGATGCTCGTAGATCAGCCTCAGGATAAACCTCCTGAAATGCCAGAGAAAGAGACTCCAATATTACTTGCAGCCAAGAATGGTATCACTGAAATTGTGGAAAGAATCCTAGATGTCTGTCCAATTGCCATTAATGACGTGAATGCAGATAATAAGAACATAGTATTGTTGGCGGTCGAGTACAGGCAACCAAAGGTACTATATGAACTCTTGCGACGACGAAATATCTCGAAAGAGAGCATGTTTCGACAATTGGATAAGGAAGGGAATGGTGCCCTGCATCTTGCGGCAACGCTTGGAGACAAACAGCCGTGGCGAATCCCCGGGGCAGCATTGCAAATGCAATGGGAAAACAAGTGGTATGAG TATGTCAGGGATTCCATGCGCCGCAACTTTTTCCCCCTCTACAACAAGGAGGGCAAGACCCCAAGCGACTTGTTCACTGAAACCCACAAAGACCTTGTAAAGAATGGTAGCAAGTGGCTAACAAGCACTTCTCAATCCTGTTCCGTCGTAGCTGCACTCATCGCCACAGTGGCCTTTACTGCCTCCACCACGGTCCCCGGAGGCTTCGATAGTACTGGCATTCCAGCGCTCGAAAACAAGCCTGGTTTTGACCTCTTCGCGGTCTCATCACTCGTTGCTCTCTGCTTCTCGATCACGGCCTTAGTCATGTTCCTCGCCATCTTAACATCACGATACCAAGAGAGAGATTTTGGCAGGAACTTACCTAGGAAACTCTTGCTGGGTTTAACATCTTTGTTCGTGTCCATAGCCGCGATGCTAATTTCATTTTGTGGGGGCCATTTCTATGTCCTGCAGGACCAGCTAAAATTTGCGGCGATTCCAGTGTATGCAGTGACATGCCTACCTGTAACCTTTTTTGCTATGGCGCAGTTTCCTCTTTATATTGATCTTTTACGGGCTACCGTATCGAAGGTGCCACAACGCAGCCACAAGGTGGATCCCTGA